In one window of Syngnathus typhle isolate RoL2023-S1 ecotype Sweden linkage group LG7, RoL_Styp_1.0, whole genome shotgun sequence DNA:
- the cttnbp2 gene encoding cortactin-binding protein 2 isoform X3, whose amino-acid sequence MASEGTSGEQPPPPVQQALTAAVLGSVDTKCNFNMDNLSKPELLTLLSIMEGELEARDLVIEALRAQRKEVFLQERYSRYSLTDPFLALQRDFDCSVPRGDKERRPLGSNPMSVLEAVMAHCRKMQERMSAQLAAAESRQKRLEMEKLQLQSLEKEHRKLTAQLKDEREKNKHIVMMLVRECKQLATRVVEESQRFDELQARLDEEGLASGRLRDELSAERQRGQQMEAKMEKQLSELDTEREQLRARLGREEAESQNLRQQVEQLRTERGGAKDGAQPAAPACSPPKASVSVATDLISCQTASCQTDQPLPEVEGPKKTPLTIAAKPTTGPYAALSLPKSTARGIVHSGPAQSENGSEAQAPPHGLPTGVSPRVQAARYKFQEQDQNGTASQSPPARDPSPNNRDNFAAKQQARHTVTQVLSRFTSPPAGGLRPSLPHSASEGGPFPSRLSHPIGLKSPTVARIDRGNPPPIPPKKPGLSQTPSPPHPPMKVVGDSGRSHGVGLKSATPQLPPKPTLDLVPALTASQVGAQPLRRSPGPDQFAESPPVVVTPSIPSINPLPSSLSISAPSNCSPRAPADSPLATASGWCPSVVSPLGSCGPAALDGGRPLLLLQAASQGNVTLLSMLLHHAHPITPDHAHLTTATDNQPTRHPPQDLHNLTAALFAAADHGHTECVKLLLSSGSPADVSDQNRFTPLHFAASHGHSSCVEALLAAGAAVDAAADGGQTALFLASGAGRKHCVHILLSAGADRSQMATDGCTCLHAAVQSGHADTLRLLLCHPGDPAASPRPDGAAALPAALLNHANADGWTAAHMAAALGLKECLEVLCSHREQDIERKDKCSRTIHDVATDDCKDLLENLNQYRVLVLLQYSATSMHDDDDVDVEERAGELQSVLCRLSVERSMRWSQLSASIGNAFITHLHMLCGEDAQRPPLGLTPASITSVLIGECEWRPDQELSVSPWDLVRKPLSQVITVRLKGLSESCLDELALESLFPLPVLLNYVRLAEQYGSVIFHGLEDSCQDYIAALLARCIKSKQEAGGQACEVVKVEVQPSLTKEQLLDILVSRGFLLPASAPDHGVCLVLLLQGLEKAASLPALLGDLCHSLDNRTSSVPLLLNAGPHHFCQHSFLIGSLSKPRLQGSELRLQQHFRWLRLRWDQEPLHGLLARRLRRKLLHQWSPACPPPDRKCGVVQRRRHGEGRAVGGSSLAAAQCLLGTSRNPRGLDGTQTLPGLPCLHQRRARHCQVVV is encoded by the exons ATGGCGTCGGAAGGAACCAGCGGAGAGCAGCCTCCTCCCCCGGTACAGCAAGCCTTGACCGCCGCCGTGCTGGGAAGCGTCGACACG AAATGCAACTTCAACATGGATAACCTGAGCAAGCCGGAGCTGTTGACCCTGCTGAGCATCATGGAGGGCGAGCTGGAGGCCCGCGACCTGGTCATCGAGGCCCTCAGG GCTCAAAGGAAAGAAGTGTTCCTGCAAGAGCGCTACAGCCGCTACAGCCTCACCGACCCCTTCCTGGCGCTGCAGCGGGACTTTGACTGCAGCGTCCCGCGAGGCGACAAGGAGCGGCGGCCGCTGGGCTCCAACCCCATGTCCGTCCTGGAGGCCGTCATGGCGCACTGTAGGAAGATGCAGGAGCGCATGTCTGCGCAGTTGGCCGCTGCCGAGAGCCGCCAGAAGAGG CTGGAGATGGAGAAGCTACAGCTGCAGAGCCTGGAGAAGGAACATCGCAAGCTGACGGCGCAGCTGAAGGACGAGCGCGAGAAGAACAAGCACATCGTCATGATGCTGGTGCGCGAGTGCAAGCAACTGGCTACACGCGTGGTGGAGGAGTCGCAGCGCTTCGACGAGCTCCAGGCCCGACTGGACGAGGAGGGCCTGGCCTCCGGGCGCCTGCGGGACGAGCTGAGCGCCGAGCGGCAGCGCGGCCAGCAGATGGAGGCCAAGATGGAGAAGCAGCTGTCTGAGTTGGACACTGAGCGTGAGCAGCTGCGGGCTAGGCTGGGCCGCGAGGAGGCAGAAAGCCAGAACCTACGGCAGCAGGTGGAGCAGCTCAGAACTGAACGCGGGGGTGCCAAGGACGGGGCCCAACCTGCCGCCCCCGCCTGCTCGCCGCCTAAAGCTTCAGTTTCCGTGGCCACGGATCTCATCAGCTGTCAAACAGCTTCCTGCCAAACGGACCAGCCCCTCCCTGAGGTGGAGGGGCCCAAGAAGACTCCCCTTACCATAGCCGCCAAACCAACCACGGGCCCTTACGCCGCTCTCAGCCTGCCAAAAAGCACCGCTCGGGGAATCGTCCACAGCGGCCCGGCGCAGAGCGAGAACGGCTCTGAGGCCCAAGCTCCCCCCCACGGCCTACCCACTGGGGTCAGCCCCCGCGTCCAGGCGGCCCGCTACAAGTTCCAGGAACAGGACCAAAATGGCACGGCCTCCCAGAGTCCCCCGGCCCGGGACCCCTCCCCCAACAACCGGGACAACTTTGCTGCCAAGCAACAAGCGCGCCACACGGTCACCCAGGTCCTGTCGCGCTTCACCAGCCCTCCAGCAGGGGGCCTGCGACCCAGCCTGCCGCACTCGGCCTCGGAAGGAGGGCCCTTCCCGAGCCGCCTCAGCCACCCCATTGGCCTTAAGTCCCCCACTGTGGCCAGAATCGACCGGGGAAACCCTCCTCCCATCCCTCCCAAAAAACCCGGGCTCTCCCAGACCCCCTCGCCCCCTCATCCGCCCATGAAAGTAGTGGGGGACAGCGGACGCTCTCATGGGGTGGGGCTCAAATCAGCTACACCCCAGCTGCCGCCCAAACCCACCCTGGACCTGGTACCAGCCCTGACGGCCTCTCAGGTGGGTGCACAGCCCCTCCGTCGCTCCCCGGGGCCCGACCAGTTTGCAGAAAGTCCCCCTGTCGTCGTCACCCCTTCCATCCCCTCCATCAACCCCCTTCCCTCCTCCCTCTCCATTAGTGCTCCATCCAACTGTAGTCCCCGTGCCCCCGCAGACAGCCCCCTGGCAACAGCATCAG GCTGGTGTCCCTCCGTAGTCTCCCCTCTCGGCAGCTGTGGGCCCGCTGCCCTGGACGGCGGGCGgccgctgctcctcctccaAGCTGCTTCCCAGGGAaatgtcactttattgtcaatgctGCTTCACCACGCCCACCCGATCACGCCCGACCACGCCCACCTCACCACTGCCACGGACAACCAGCCTACCCGCCACCCACCACAAGACCTCCACAACTTGACTGCTGCCTTGTTTGCTGCTGCTGACCACGGACACACAG AGTGCGTGAAGCTGCTGCTGTCTTCCGGCTCGCCTGCTGATGTGTCCGACCAAAACCGATTTACACCTTTGCACTTTGCTGCCTCCCACGGCCATAGTAG CTGTGTGGAGGCTCTGCTGGCTGCGGGCGCCGCTGTGGACGCGGCCGCCGACGGTGGCCAGACCGCCCTCTTCCTGGCCAGCGGGGCGGGCAGGAAACACTGTGTCCACATCCTGCTGAGCGCCGGCGCAGATCGCTCCCAAATGGCCACG GACGGCTGCACGTGTCTGCACGCGGCGGTGCAATCAGGTCACGCGGACACGCTGCGTCTGCTCCTCTGTCACCCCGGAGACCCCGCTGCGAGCCCCCGACCCGATGGAGCCGCTGCTCTGCCCGCTGCCCTGCTGAACCACGCCAAcgcggacggatggacggctGCTCACATGGCGGCCGCTCTCGGCCTGAAG gaGTGTCTGGAGGTTCTGTGTAGCCACCGTGAGCAGGACATTGAGAGAAAAGATAAATGTAGTCGTACCATCCATGACGTTGCCACGGATGACTGCAAAGATCTCCTCGAAAATCTCA ATCAGTACCGCGTCCTGGTGCTTCTCCAGTATTCAGCCACTTCCatgcatgatgatgatgatgttgatgttGAGGAGCGGGCGGGTGAGCTTCAGTCAGTGCTGTGCAGACTGTCAGTGGAGCGCTCCATGCGCTGGTCTCAGCTGAGTGCCTCCATTGGCAACGCCTTCATCACACATTTGCATATGCTGTGTGGCGAGGACGCACAGCGCCCCCCGCTGGGCCTCACACCCGCCAGCATCACCTCTGTCCTAATTG GAGAATGTGAGTGGCGGCCCGATCAGGAACTTTCTGTCTCACCTTGGGATCTCGTGCGAAAACCTCTTAGCCAGGTCATCACCGTCCGACTGAAAG GTCTCTCTGAGTCGTGTCTTGATGAGTTGGCTCTGGAGTCTCTCTTTCCACTGCCTGTGCTGCTCAACTACGTTCGCTTG GCGGAGCAATACGGGAGTGTCATCTTTCACGGCCTGGAGGACAGCTGTCAGGATTACATCGCCGCTCTGCTGGCTCGCTGCATCAAG TCTAAGCAGGAGGCGGGTGGTCAGGCGTGTGAGGTGGTGAAGGTAGAGGTGCAGCCAAGTCTGACTAAGGAGCAACTGCTGGACATCCTCGTCTCCCGCG GCTTCCTGCTGCCGGCGTCGGCGCCCGATCACGGCGTCTgcttggtgctgctgctgcagggtCTGGAGAAGGCGGCATCCCTGCCGGCTCTGCTCGGAGATCTGTGCCACAGCTTGGACAACAGGACGTCCAGTGTCCCCTTACTGCTCAACGCTG GTCCACATCACTTCTGCCAGCACAGCTTCCTGATTGGGTCCCTGTCAAAGCCCCGCCTCCAAGGCTCAGAGCTCCGCCTGCAGCAGCACTTCCGCTGGCTGCGCCTGCGCTGGGACCAGGAGCCTCTGCACGGCCTGCTGGCCAGACGCCTGCGCAGGAAGCTGCTGCACCAG TGGTCTCCTGCGTGTCCCCCTCCAGACAGGAAGTGTGGTGTGGTCCAGCGACGGCGTCATGGAGAAGGCCGTGCTGTGGGTGGCTCAAGTCTGGCAGCAGCTCAATGCCTGCTTGGCACATCTAGGAACCCACGAGGCCTTGATGGGACCCAGACACTTCCTGGCCTGCCCTGTCTACACCAACGACGCGCACGCCATTGTCAG GTGGTTGTCTAG